The DNA window CGACCGCAAAGACGCCGCCGCCCGAATAGGCGCAGAGTTGCTCGAACACCTGCTGGTGTGTCGCAAGCTCGCGGTACGTGCTGTACTCGATCGAGTAGGTTGCGTCGGAGCGTCTGTCGGCGAGCGACAGGGCCACGAGTCGATCGGGCTCGGCAACCGGTAGCCGTCGCAGCGTTATCGCGTTCCACAGGCTGAAGAGCGTCGCGGCGGCGCCAATGGCGAGCGCGAGCGTCGCCACGACGGCGAGGGTCAACCCCGGCGTCCGGCGGAGTTGACGTGCGGCGTAGCGGACGTCCTGAGGGAGAATCTCGACCATTGGCACCACCGTGCGAGAGCCGGGAGCAAGCCCTGTGCCGCCGCAGAAACAGGAACCGGCTACCCGGGGACTGCCCCCGTTTTTCGTATGTTGGAAAACGGGGGCAGCCCTCGTTTGCCGTTTTCGGCCAGCCAACGCTACTGGCGACCTAGGTAATGGCCCGAAAACGGGGACTGTCCCCGCGGTGCCCATTCCTGTCTGCTGTTACCCTCCTTCTCGCGCTTGTGAAGGAGGTGCTCACCCGCAAGACGATGGCGTCTCGTCCGTGGTACGCTGATCGCCGGGCTCGACGACGCGAACCGGACATATCGAATCGTGCTGATCTCGACCGACGGCTTCTTCCACCTCACCTATTGCACCAACATTCATCCTGCCAGCGGCTGGGACGCGGTTTACGCCAACCTGCAGCGATACGCGTCGGCATTGAAGCAGCGGCTGTCTCCGTCTGCGCCCTTCGGCATCGGGCTCCGCCTGTCGGCCCGCGAGGCGCGTGAGCTGCTCGACGGCGAGCGGCTCGCAGACTTCCGCGCCTTTCTCGCGCGCGAGGGGCTGTATGTTGCGCTGATCAATGGCTTCCCCTATGGTGCCTTCCACGGCGAGCCGGTCAAGGACCGGGTTTATGCCCCAGACTGGCAAGACGAGGCGAGGGTCCGTTACACCCTGGATCTCATCGAGATCTTGCAGGCGTTGCTGCCGGACGGCCTAGACGGTGGCATCTCGACATCGCCGCTGTCCTACAAACCGTGGATGCCCAACTCCGATCAGCGCGCGTGGGAGACGGTCACGCGCAACATCGTGCGCGTTGCCGAGGCGCTCGTGCGCGTCGAGCAAGACGATGGCAGGCTCATACACCTCGACATCGAGCCAGAGCCAGACTGCGTCCTGGAGAATACAGACGAAACAGTTGCCTTCTTCGAACGTTGGCTCCTCCCCCTCGGCGAGACGATACTTGCCGATGCGCTGGGAATTGCCGTCACCGAGGCGCGCGCTCAACTCTTGGAGCATGTCCGCGTCTGTTTCGATTGCTGCCACTTCGCCGTGGCGTACGAGGACCCGGTCGCCGCCCTCGGTCGGCTGCGCGCCGCTGGCATTCAGATAGGACGGGTGCAGCTCAGCTCTGCGCTCGATGTCGCCCTTCCGTCCGAGCCCGCGCACTTCGCGGCCGTCGCCGAACGGCTGCGGCCATTCGCCGACGCGACGTATCTCCACCAGGTCGTCGAGCGGCGCGGCGCGGCGCTTTGCCACTACCCCGATCTGGATAATGCGCTAGGTCGCGGCAGAGACGCCTCCGCCAGGCAGTGGCGGATCCACTTTCACGTGCCGCTCTTCACCGACGAGTACGATGGCCTCGGCTCCACGCAGCAGTACGTTCGGCACGTCCTCGAGAGCATCCAGGAAACACGACCAACGCGACATCTGGAGATCGAGACGTACACCTGGGACGTGCTCCCCGCCGGCCTGAAGATGGATCTGCTCGATTCGATCGTGCGGGAGTACGAGTGGGTGCTTGGAGTCGAAAGGGACCAAGGGATCAAGGGATCAAGGGATCAAGGGATCAAGGGACCAAGGGACCAAGGGACCAAGGGATCAAGGGACCAAGGGGCCGAAGGGATCAAGGGATAGAGGGTGCCTAGAACCGTTGTGATCAACGTTGTTGGGCTGACGCCGAGGCTGCTCCAGTCGGTCGCGCCGCAGCTTGCCCGCTGGGGCGAGACCGCTTCTGTGGCGCGGGTTCGGTCGGCCTTTCCCGCCGTTACGAGTACGGCCCAGGCGGACTATCTCACGGGCCAATATCCCGAAGTGCACGGTATCGTCGGCAACGGTTGGTATTTTCGGGACGACTGCGAGGTACGGTTCTGGAGGCAGTCCAACAAGCTGGTCCAGGCGCCGAAGGTATGGGAGGCCGCCCGTGCCGTCGATCCGTCGTTCACCTGCGCAAACCTCTTCTGGTGGTTCAACATGTACTCAACGGCGGACTACGCCGTGACGCCGCGGCCGATGTACCCGGCGGATGGGCGAAAGCTCCCTGACGTCTACACCACGCCAGCCGGTCTCAGAGATGAGCTCCAAGACAGCTTGGGAACGTTTCCGCTCTTCGACTTCTGGGGGCCGAAGACGTCGATCAAGTCGAGCCAGTGGATTGCGGCAGCGGCAAAGCAGGTGGAGGAGAAGTTCACTCCTACGCTCACGTTGATCTACGTGCCCCATCTCGACTACCAGCTGCAGCGTGTGGGCCCGGCTGATTCGACGATCGCCGCCGACGTGCAGCAGGTAGACGAGCTCTGCGCCGA is part of the Luteitalea sp. genome and encodes:
- the eboE gene encoding metabolite traffic protein EboE → MLISTDGFFHLTYCTNIHPASGWDAVYANLQRYASALKQRLSPSAPFGIGLRLSAREARELLDGERLADFRAFLAREGLYVALINGFPYGAFHGEPVKDRVYAPDWQDEARVRYTLDLIEILQALLPDGLDGGISTSPLSYKPWMPNSDQRAWETVTRNIVRVAEALVRVEQDDGRLIHLDIEPEPDCVLENTDETVAFFERWLLPLGETILADALGIAVTEARAQLLEHVRVCFDCCHFAVAYEDPVAALGRLRAAGIQIGRVQLSSALDVALPSEPAHFAAVAERLRPFADATYLHQVVERRGAALCHYPDLDNALGRGRDASARQWRIHFHVPLFTDEYDGLGSTQQYVRHVLESIQETRPTRHLEIETYTWDVLPAGLKMDLLDSIVREYEWVLGVERDQGIKGSRDQGIKGPRDQGTKGSRDQGAEGIKG